In Cellulomonas sp. JZ18, the DNA window CGGCGGGCCGTCGCGAGCAGACGTGCGGCCTCCCGGACCTGCTTCGCGTGCGGACGCGTCACCGGGTGGTAGCCGGGCAGCTGCACCTCCTGCGGCCAGCTGAACGTCGTGTCGGTCTGCATGGCCGACTTCGTGATGTCGACGAGCACCGGCCCGGGACGGCCCGACGACGCGATGTGGAACGCCTCGGCGATCGTGCGGGGGATGTCGTCCGCGTCCGTGACGAGGAAGTTGTGCTTGGTGATCGGCAGCGTGATGCCGACGATGTCCGCCTCCTGGAAGGCGTCGGTGCCGATCAGCGCGGTGCCGACCTGACCCGTGATCGCGACCATCGGGACGGAGTCCATGTTCGCGTCGGCGATCGCCGTCACGAGGTTCGTCGCCCCCGGGCCGGAGGTCGCCATCGTGACGCCGACCTTGCCCGAGGCGTAGGCGTAGCCGGCGGCGGCGTGGCCGCCGCCCTGCTCGTGCCGCACGAGCACGTGCCGCACCCGGCTCGAGTCCATGAGCGGGTCGTAGGTGGGCAGGATGGCACCGCCGGGGATGCCGAAGACGACGTCGACGCCGACCTCCTCGAGCGACCGGACGATCGACTGGGCGCCGGTGACCTTCTCGGGGCCGATGCGGCGCGTCTCCGTCTCGGCCGGGCGCGCGGCCGCGTCACCCGCGGGCCGGACGGGGCGGACCGGCGTGCGCGGCGGTGCGGGGTGGGGACCCTGGACCATCGTCGTCTCCTGGTGCTGCTCGGTGCTGTCGTCGTGCGGCGTGCGCACGTCCGGTGCGGTCCCCGGCGCACAGGCACGCCGGGCACGAAAAAGCCCCTCGACCCGGGCACCGGGATGGACGAGGGGCGAGCGCGCGCGGACGAGACCTGGCGGTGTCGGCCTCAGCCGGCGCGCTCAGGAAGTACTACGAGGATCGTCTGCACGGCCGTGACACTACGCCCGTCACGCGGACGTGTCACCTCGCCCCTCCCGCGTCTCACATCCTGGTTCACGAGACCGGATCACGGACGCGCCGCCGGGGTCACCGCCCCGCCGCCGGCGCCGGCCGGCGTGCGGCGGTCAGGTGACGGCGCCGCGCGCCCCCGACGCCACGAGCACCACGACGCACAGCACCGCGACGACCATCGCGAGGGTGAACGGGAGCCGGCTGCGGTCCCGGACGAGCCCGACGGCGCCCGCCACGGCCCCCGTGCCCACCGCCAGCACGGCCACGACGGCCGGCACGGGGCGCGGCGCCCCGGGCGGGCCGAGCACGGCGACGACGACCGCGAGCGCGAGCACGGCGGGCGCGAGCACACCCGTCGCCCGGCGTCCCAGCCGGTGCGGCAGGCCGCGCACGCCCGTCGCCGCGTCGTCCTCGAGGTCGGGCAGCACGTTGGCCAGGTGCGCGCCGACCCCCAGCAGCGCACCCACCGCCGGCAGCCACGCGGCGGGGCGCCCGTCCCCCGGCAGCGCCAGCACGACGAAGGCCGGCAGGAGCGCGAACGCCACCGCGTAGGGCAGCCAGGACGCGGCGGTCGACTTCAGGCGCACGTTGTACGCCCAGCCCATCGCGACGGCGCCCAGGTGCGCGGCCGCGGCGGCGAGCCCGGTCGGCAGCGACAGCAGGACGGACGCGAGCACCGCGGCGACCGCCGCGCCGCGCAGCGTGCCGGGCGCGACGGCCCCGGTGACGACCGGCTTGTCGGTGCGGCCCACGGCACGGTCGCGGGCCGCGTCGAGCCAGTCGTTGGACCAGCCGATGGACAGCTGGCCGGCCAGCACGACGCCGAGCACGAGCAGCACCGTCCCGCCCGGGGCGCCGACGCCCACCGCGAGCGCGGTGCACAAGGAGGTGACGACCACCGTCGGACCGAGGTGGGACGCACGCGCGAGCGCGACCGCCGTCGCGGCCGGGCCGCGGCGCGCGTGCGGGTCGCGCACCGGGGCGGCGGCAGGGGCGTCGGGCACACCTGGACGGTAGCCCGCGCCGTCCGGCGGCGCCCGTGCCACGATGCCGAGATGTCCCGCGTCCTCGCCGTCGCCCCCGCCCTGCCGGGCCCGCCGCACGCCCAGGACGCCATCGCCGAGGTGATCGCGCCGCTGGTCACGGGCGAGGACGAGCGTGCCGGCCAGCTCATGCGCCGGCTGCACCGCAACAGCGGCGTGCGCACGCGCCACCTCGCGCTCGCCCCGGACGAGTACGCGGGCGTGCGGGACTTCGGGCAGGCCAACGACCTCTACCTGCGGGTCGGCACGGACCTGGCCGCACGGGCCGCGGCGGACGCCCTGACGCGTGCCGGCGTCGCGCCCGAGGCCGTCGACTTCGTCCTCTTCACCTCGGTGACGGGGATCGGCGCGCCCTCGGTCGACGCCGCGCTCGTCGGCCGGCTCGGGCTGCGCTCGGACGTCAAGCGCCTGCCGTCGTTCGGGCTGGGCTGCGTCGGCGGGGCCGCCGGGCTCGCCCGGGTGCACGACTACCTCGCGGGCCACCCCGACGACGTGGCGCTGCTGGTCTGCCTCGAGCTGTGCTCGCTGACGCTCCAGCACGGCGACACCGACCCGGCCTCGCTCGTCGCCAACGGCCTGTTCGGCGACGGCGCCGCGGCGGCCGTGCTCGTGGGCGACGCGCACCCGTCGGCCGACCGGGCGCCCGGACCGGCCGTGGTCGCGACGCGCAGCCGGCTGTACCCGGGCACGGAGGGCGACCTCGGCTGGCAGATCGGCGCGACGGGCTTCCGCATCGTGCTGTCCGCGGGGCTGCCGGACGTCGTGCGGGCCGAGCTCGCGCCGGACGTCGAGGGCGTGCTCGCCGCGCACGGGCTCAAGACCGGGGACGTGACCCGCTGGGTCGTGCACGCCGGCGGGCCCCGGATCCTCGACGCCGTCGAG includes these proteins:
- a CDS encoding UbiA family prenyltransferase, whose product is MPDAPAAAPVRDPHARRGPAATAVALARASHLGPTVVVTSLCTALAVGVGAPGGTVLLVLGVVLAGQLSIGWSNDWLDAARDRAVGRTDKPVVTGAVAPGTLRGAAVAAVLASVLLSLPTGLAAAAAHLGAVAMGWAYNVRLKSTAASWLPYAVAFALLPAFVVLALPGDGRPAAWLPAVGALLGVGAHLANVLPDLEDDAATGVRGLPHRLGRRATGVLAPAVLALAVVVAVLGPPGAPRPVPAVVAVLAVGTGAVAGAVGLVRDRSRLPFTLAMVVAVLCVVVLVASGARGAVT
- a CDS encoding type III polyketide synthase, with protein sequence MSRVLAVAPALPGPPHAQDAIAEVIAPLVTGEDERAGQLMRRLHRNSGVRTRHLALAPDEYAGVRDFGQANDLYLRVGTDLAARAAADALTRAGVAPEAVDFVLFTSVTGIGAPSVDAALVGRLGLRSDVKRLPSFGLGCVGGAAGLARVHDYLAGHPDDVALLVCLELCSLTLQHGDTDPASLVANGLFGDGAAAAVLVGDAHPSADRAPGPAVVATRSRLYPGTEGDLGWQIGATGFRIVLSAGLPDVVRAELAPDVEGVLAAHGLKTGDVTRWVVHAGGPRILDAVEQSLALPADALAASRASLAAVGNLSSASVLDVLDRTLREDPPPGGSPGVLLAFGPGVSAEMVLLRWSTAG